One part of the Panthera leo isolate Ple1 chromosome D4, P.leo_Ple1_pat1.1, whole genome shotgun sequence genome encodes these proteins:
- the ZNF484 gene encoding zinc finger protein 484 isoform X2 encodes MFLQGSVSFKDVMVDFSREEWQRLDLAQKSLYRDVMLENYFNLISVGCQVPKPEVIFNSEQEEPCVLDGDISSHNCLNGDIGFETLQQGTSEEVSVRFERINLFTRDDPYYSILEELWQDDKQTERCEDYQNKSVSHVAFVDKETVANERDCEYKDTGKTDHVNTYLVPARKRLQNYDSFGRSLKPIVSLCNYRNNAVENLDKIIGYGNIFTPMNSHTEMNGCEYNQCKKLLSHKQALIQHHKIHTGKNLNLFSDSVKIFTQGSHLFAHQSIYTEEKQHECSKYETVFTQKPQLAVPQKASTGEKPYRCTEYEEDFCLKSSHEETHTEENHCKCSEYGKAFIQKSDLFRCQGIHIGEKPYEYSECGKNVSQNSNLNIHKKNYTGEKHFECTECGKAFTRKSTLSMHQKIHTGEKPYVCTECGKAFIRKSHFITHERIHTGEKPYECSDCGRSFIKKSQLHVHQRIHTGENPFICTECGKVFTHKTNLIIHQKIHTGERPYICTECAKAFTDRSNLIKHQKIHTGEKPYKCSDCGKSFTWKSRLRIHQKCHTGERHYECTECGKAFIQKSTLSMHQRIHRGEKPYVCTECGKAFFHKSHFITHERIHTGEKPYECSDCGKSFTKKSQLHVHQQIHTGEKPYRCAECGKAFTDRSNLFTHQKIHTGEKPYKCSDCGKAFTRKSGLHIHQQSHTGERHYECSECGKAFARKSTLIMHQRIHTGEKPYICTECGKSFIQKSHLNRHRRIHTGEKPYGCSDCGKAFIKKSQLHEHHRIHTGEKPFICAECGKAFTIRSNLIKHQKIHTKQKTYKGSDFKKALNWRPQLRIHQKSDTGEVACPLPQSWCGDTKE; translated from the exons ATGTTTTTGCAGGGGTCAGTGTCATTCAAGGATGTAATGGTAGACTTCAGCAGGGAGGAGTGGCAACGATTGGACCTTGCTCAGAAAAGCCTGTACAGGGATGTGATGCTGGAAAACTATTTCAACTTGATCTCAGTGG GGTGTCAAGTTCCCAAACCAGAAGTCATTTTCAACTCGGAACAAGAAGAGCCATGTGTGCTGGATGGTGACATTTCAAGTCACAACTGTCTCA atGGGGATATTGGTTTTGAAACTTTACAGCAGGGAACGTCTGAAGAAGTTTCAGTACGGTTTGAGAGAATTAATCTCTTTACAAGAGATGACccatattattccattttagaaGAATTGTGGCAAGATGACAAACAGACGGAGAGATGTGAGGACTACCAGAACAAAAGTGTAAGTCATGTCGCCTTTGTTGACAAGGAAACAGTAGCTAATGAGAGAGACTGTGAATATAAGGACACTGGGAAAACTGATCATGTAAACACATACCTTGTTCCTGCAAGAAAAAGGCTCCAGAACTATGACTCATTTGGAAGGAGTTTGAAGCCTATTGTAAGCTTATGTAATTATAGAAACAATGCAGTAGAAAATCTTGATAAGATTATTGGATATGGTAATATTTTCACTCCTATGAATTCTCATACAGAAATGAATGGTTGTGAATATAATCAGTGTAAGAAACTTCTGAGTCATAAGCAAGCTCTCATTCAACATCACAAAATTCATACTGGGAAgaatctcaatttattttctgattctgtaAAAATTTTCACCCAGGGGTCACACCTCTTTGCACATCAAAGTATCTATACTGAGGAGAAACAGCATGAATGCAGCAAATATGAGACAGTCTTCACTCAGAAGCCCCAACTTGCTGTACCTCAGAAGGCTTctacaggagagaaaccctatagATGCACTGAATATGAGGAGGACTTTTGCCTCAAGTCAAGTCATGAGGAAACTCACACCGAGGAGAATCACTGTAAATGCAGTGAATATGGAAAAGCCTTCATCCAGAAGTCAGATCTGTTCAGATGCCAGGGGATTCATATTGGAGAAAAACCCTATGAATACAGTGAATGTGGGAAAAATGTTTCTCAGAATTCAAACctcaatatacataaaaaaaattatactggaGAGAAGCACTTTGAATGTactgaatgtggaaaagccttcacAAGGAAATCAACACTAAGTATGCATCAGAAAATCCATACGGGAGAAAAGCCCTATGTATGTAccgaatgtgggaaagcctttatacGGAAGTCACATTTTATTACACAtgagagaattcatactggagagaaaccttacgaATGCAGTGACTGTGGAAGATCCTTTATAAAGAAGTCACAACTCCATGtgcatcagagaattcacacaggagagaaTCCCTTTATATGTACAGAATGTGGGAAGGTCTTCACTCACAAGACAAATCTCATTATACACCAgaaaattcatactggagagagacCTTACATATGTACCGAATGTGCGAAGGCCTTTACTGACAGGTCAAATCTCATCAAACACCAaaaaattcatactggagagaaaccctataaatGCAGTGATTGTGGAAAATCATTCACGTGGAAGTCACGGCTCAGGATACATCAGAAATGCCACACTGGAGAGAGACATTATGAATGCACtgagtgtgggaaagccttcatcCAGAAGTCAACACTAAGTAtgcatcagagaattcacagaggagaaaaaccTTATGTTTGCACTGAATGTGGAAAGGCCTTCTTCCATAAGTCACATTTTATTACACATgagagaattcacactggagaaaagccTTATGAATGCAGTGACTGTGGGAAATCCTTTACTAAGAAGTCACAACTCCATGTGCATCAGCAaattcacacaggagagaaaccctacaGATGTGCTGAGTGTGGAAAGGCCTTCACTGACAGATCGAATCTGTTTACGCACCAGAAAATTCATACTGGGgagaaaccctataaatgtaGTGACTGTGGAAAAGCCTTCACTCGGAAGTCGGGCCTCCATATACATCAGCAATCTCATACTGGAGAGAGACACTATGAGTGCAGcgaatgtgggaaagcttttgCCAGAAAATCAACACTAATTATGCATCAGAGGattcatacaggagagaaaccctatatTTGTACTGAATGTGGGAAGTCCTTCATCCAGAAATCACACTTAAATCGGCATcggagaattcatactggagagaaaccctatggaTGCAGTGACTGTGGGAAGGCCTTCATTAAGAAGTCACAACTCCATGAGCATCATCGAATTCACACGGGAGAGAAACCATTTAtatgtgctgagtgtggaaaAGCCTTCACTATCAGATCAAATCTTATTAAACACCAGAAAATTCATACTAAACAAAAGACCTATAAAGGCAGTGACTTTAAGAAAGCCTTAAACTGGAGGCCACAGCTCAGGATACATCAGAAATCTGACACTGGGGAAGTAGCATGTCCACTGCCACAATCATGGTGTGGGGATACCAAGGAATGA
- the ZNF484 gene encoding zinc finger protein 484 isoform X1 has translation MTKSLGSVSFKDVMVDFSREEWQRLDLAQKSLYRDVMLENYFNLISVGCQVPKPEVIFNSEQEEPCVLDGDISSHNCLNGDIGFETLQQGTSEEVSVRFERINLFTRDDPYYSILEELWQDDKQTERCEDYQNKSVSHVAFVDKETVANERDCEYKDTGKTDHVNTYLVPARKRLQNYDSFGRSLKPIVSLCNYRNNAVENLDKIIGYGNIFTPMNSHTEMNGCEYNQCKKLLSHKQALIQHHKIHTGKNLNLFSDSVKIFTQGSHLFAHQSIYTEEKQHECSKYETVFTQKPQLAVPQKASTGEKPYRCTEYEEDFCLKSSHEETHTEENHCKCSEYGKAFIQKSDLFRCQGIHIGEKPYEYSECGKNVSQNSNLNIHKKNYTGEKHFECTECGKAFTRKSTLSMHQKIHTGEKPYVCTECGKAFIRKSHFITHERIHTGEKPYECSDCGRSFIKKSQLHVHQRIHTGENPFICTECGKVFTHKTNLIIHQKIHTGERPYICTECAKAFTDRSNLIKHQKIHTGEKPYKCSDCGKSFTWKSRLRIHQKCHTGERHYECTECGKAFIQKSTLSMHQRIHRGEKPYVCTECGKAFFHKSHFITHERIHTGEKPYECSDCGKSFTKKSQLHVHQQIHTGEKPYRCAECGKAFTDRSNLFTHQKIHTGEKPYKCSDCGKAFTRKSGLHIHQQSHTGERHYECSECGKAFARKSTLIMHQRIHTGEKPYICTECGKSFIQKSHLNRHRRIHTGEKPYGCSDCGKAFIKKSQLHEHHRIHTGEKPFICAECGKAFTIRSNLIKHQKIHTKQKTYKGSDFKKALNWRPQLRIHQKSDTGEVACPLPQSWCGDTKE, from the exons GGGTCAGTGTCATTCAAGGATGTAATGGTAGACTTCAGCAGGGAGGAGTGGCAACGATTGGACCTTGCTCAGAAAAGCCTGTACAGGGATGTGATGCTGGAAAACTATTTCAACTTGATCTCAGTGG GGTGTCAAGTTCCCAAACCAGAAGTCATTTTCAACTCGGAACAAGAAGAGCCATGTGTGCTGGATGGTGACATTTCAAGTCACAACTGTCTCA atGGGGATATTGGTTTTGAAACTTTACAGCAGGGAACGTCTGAAGAAGTTTCAGTACGGTTTGAGAGAATTAATCTCTTTACAAGAGATGACccatattattccattttagaaGAATTGTGGCAAGATGACAAACAGACGGAGAGATGTGAGGACTACCAGAACAAAAGTGTAAGTCATGTCGCCTTTGTTGACAAGGAAACAGTAGCTAATGAGAGAGACTGTGAATATAAGGACACTGGGAAAACTGATCATGTAAACACATACCTTGTTCCTGCAAGAAAAAGGCTCCAGAACTATGACTCATTTGGAAGGAGTTTGAAGCCTATTGTAAGCTTATGTAATTATAGAAACAATGCAGTAGAAAATCTTGATAAGATTATTGGATATGGTAATATTTTCACTCCTATGAATTCTCATACAGAAATGAATGGTTGTGAATATAATCAGTGTAAGAAACTTCTGAGTCATAAGCAAGCTCTCATTCAACATCACAAAATTCATACTGGGAAgaatctcaatttattttctgattctgtaAAAATTTTCACCCAGGGGTCACACCTCTTTGCACATCAAAGTATCTATACTGAGGAGAAACAGCATGAATGCAGCAAATATGAGACAGTCTTCACTCAGAAGCCCCAACTTGCTGTACCTCAGAAGGCTTctacaggagagaaaccctatagATGCACTGAATATGAGGAGGACTTTTGCCTCAAGTCAAGTCATGAGGAAACTCACACCGAGGAGAATCACTGTAAATGCAGTGAATATGGAAAAGCCTTCATCCAGAAGTCAGATCTGTTCAGATGCCAGGGGATTCATATTGGAGAAAAACCCTATGAATACAGTGAATGTGGGAAAAATGTTTCTCAGAATTCAAACctcaatatacataaaaaaaattatactggaGAGAAGCACTTTGAATGTactgaatgtggaaaagccttcacAAGGAAATCAACACTAAGTATGCATCAGAAAATCCATACGGGAGAAAAGCCCTATGTATGTAccgaatgtgggaaagcctttatacGGAAGTCACATTTTATTACACAtgagagaattcatactggagagaaaccttacgaATGCAGTGACTGTGGAAGATCCTTTATAAAGAAGTCACAACTCCATGtgcatcagagaattcacacaggagagaaTCCCTTTATATGTACAGAATGTGGGAAGGTCTTCACTCACAAGACAAATCTCATTATACACCAgaaaattcatactggagagagacCTTACATATGTACCGAATGTGCGAAGGCCTTTACTGACAGGTCAAATCTCATCAAACACCAaaaaattcatactggagagaaaccctataaatGCAGTGATTGTGGAAAATCATTCACGTGGAAGTCACGGCTCAGGATACATCAGAAATGCCACACTGGAGAGAGACATTATGAATGCACtgagtgtgggaaagccttcatcCAGAAGTCAACACTAAGTAtgcatcagagaattcacagaggagaaaaaccTTATGTTTGCACTGAATGTGGAAAGGCCTTCTTCCATAAGTCACATTTTATTACACATgagagaattcacactggagaaaagccTTATGAATGCAGTGACTGTGGGAAATCCTTTACTAAGAAGTCACAACTCCATGTGCATCAGCAaattcacacaggagagaaaccctacaGATGTGCTGAGTGTGGAAAGGCCTTCACTGACAGATCGAATCTGTTTACGCACCAGAAAATTCATACTGGGgagaaaccctataaatgtaGTGACTGTGGAAAAGCCTTCACTCGGAAGTCGGGCCTCCATATACATCAGCAATCTCATACTGGAGAGAGACACTATGAGTGCAGcgaatgtgggaaagcttttgCCAGAAAATCAACACTAATTATGCATCAGAGGattcatacaggagagaaaccctatatTTGTACTGAATGTGGGAAGTCCTTCATCCAGAAATCACACTTAAATCGGCATcggagaattcatactggagagaaaccctatggaTGCAGTGACTGTGGGAAGGCCTTCATTAAGAAGTCACAACTCCATGAGCATCATCGAATTCACACGGGAGAGAAACCATTTAtatgtgctgagtgtggaaaAGCCTTCACTATCAGATCAAATCTTATTAAACACCAGAAAATTCATACTAAACAAAAGACCTATAAAGGCAGTGACTTTAAGAAAGCCTTAAACTGGAGGCCACAGCTCAGGATACATCAGAAATCTGACACTGGGGAAGTAGCATGTCCACTGCCACAATCATGGTGTGGGGATACCAAGGAATGA
- the ZNF484 gene encoding zinc finger protein 484 isoform X3: protein MTKSLGSVSFKDVMVDFSREEWQRLDLAQKSLYRDVMLENYFNLISVGCQVPKPEVIFNSEQEEPCVLDGDISSHNCLNGDIGFETLQQGTSEEVSVRFERINLFTRDDPYYSILEELWQDDKQTERCEDYQNKSGSHLFAHQSIYTEEKQHECSKYETVFTQKPQLAVPQKASTGEKPYRCTEYEEDFCLKSSHEETHTEENHCKCSEYGKAFIQKSDLFRCQGIHIGEKPYEYSECGKNVSQNSNLNIHKKNYTGEKHFECTECGKAFTRKSTLSMHQKIHTGEKPYVCTECGKAFIRKSHFITHERIHTGEKPYECSDCGRSFIKKSQLHVHQRIHTGENPFICTECGKVFTHKTNLIIHQKIHTGERPYICTECAKAFTDRSNLIKHQKIHTGEKPYKCSDCGKSFTWKSRLRIHQKCHTGERHYECTECGKAFIQKSTLSMHQRIHRGEKPYVCTECGKAFFHKSHFITHERIHTGEKPYECSDCGKSFTKKSQLHVHQQIHTGEKPYRCAECGKAFTDRSNLFTHQKIHTGEKPYKCSDCGKAFTRKSGLHIHQQSHTGERHYECSECGKAFARKSTLIMHQRIHTGEKPYICTECGKSFIQKSHLNRHRRIHTGEKPYGCSDCGKAFIKKSQLHEHHRIHTGEKPFICAECGKAFTIRSNLIKHQKIHTKQKTYKGSDFKKALNWRPQLRIHQKSDTGEVACPLPQSWCGDTKE, encoded by the exons GGGTCAGTGTCATTCAAGGATGTAATGGTAGACTTCAGCAGGGAGGAGTGGCAACGATTGGACCTTGCTCAGAAAAGCCTGTACAGGGATGTGATGCTGGAAAACTATTTCAACTTGATCTCAGTGG GGTGTCAAGTTCCCAAACCAGAAGTCATTTTCAACTCGGAACAAGAAGAGCCATGTGTGCTGGATGGTGACATTTCAAGTCACAACTGTCTCA atGGGGATATTGGTTTTGAAACTTTACAGCAGGGAACGTCTGAAGAAGTTTCAGTACGGTTTGAGAGAATTAATCTCTTTACAAGAGATGACccatattattccattttagaaGAATTGTGGCAAGATGACAAACAGACGGAGAGATGTGAGGACTACCAGAACAAAAGT GGGTCACACCTCTTTGCACATCAAAGTATCTATACTGAGGAGAAACAGCATGAATGCAGCAAATATGAGACAGTCTTCACTCAGAAGCCCCAACTTGCTGTACCTCAGAAGGCTTctacaggagagaaaccctatagATGCACTGAATATGAGGAGGACTTTTGCCTCAAGTCAAGTCATGAGGAAACTCACACCGAGGAGAATCACTGTAAATGCAGTGAATATGGAAAAGCCTTCATCCAGAAGTCAGATCTGTTCAGATGCCAGGGGATTCATATTGGAGAAAAACCCTATGAATACAGTGAATGTGGGAAAAATGTTTCTCAGAATTCAAACctcaatatacataaaaaaaattatactggaGAGAAGCACTTTGAATGTactgaatgtggaaaagccttcacAAGGAAATCAACACTAAGTATGCATCAGAAAATCCATACGGGAGAAAAGCCCTATGTATGTAccgaatgtgggaaagcctttatacGGAAGTCACATTTTATTACACAtgagagaattcatactggagagaaaccttacgaATGCAGTGACTGTGGAAGATCCTTTATAAAGAAGTCACAACTCCATGtgcatcagagaattcacacaggagagaaTCCCTTTATATGTACAGAATGTGGGAAGGTCTTCACTCACAAGACAAATCTCATTATACACCAgaaaattcatactggagagagacCTTACATATGTACCGAATGTGCGAAGGCCTTTACTGACAGGTCAAATCTCATCAAACACCAaaaaattcatactggagagaaaccctataaatGCAGTGATTGTGGAAAATCATTCACGTGGAAGTCACGGCTCAGGATACATCAGAAATGCCACACTGGAGAGAGACATTATGAATGCACtgagtgtgggaaagccttcatcCAGAAGTCAACACTAAGTAtgcatcagagaattcacagaggagaaaaaccTTATGTTTGCACTGAATGTGGAAAGGCCTTCTTCCATAAGTCACATTTTATTACACATgagagaattcacactggagaaaagccTTATGAATGCAGTGACTGTGGGAAATCCTTTACTAAGAAGTCACAACTCCATGTGCATCAGCAaattcacacaggagagaaaccctacaGATGTGCTGAGTGTGGAAAGGCCTTCACTGACAGATCGAATCTGTTTACGCACCAGAAAATTCATACTGGGgagaaaccctataaatgtaGTGACTGTGGAAAAGCCTTCACTCGGAAGTCGGGCCTCCATATACATCAGCAATCTCATACTGGAGAGAGACACTATGAGTGCAGcgaatgtgggaaagcttttgCCAGAAAATCAACACTAATTATGCATCAGAGGattcatacaggagagaaaccctatatTTGTACTGAATGTGGGAAGTCCTTCATCCAGAAATCACACTTAAATCGGCATcggagaattcatactggagagaaaccctatggaTGCAGTGACTGTGGGAAGGCCTTCATTAAGAAGTCACAACTCCATGAGCATCATCGAATTCACACGGGAGAGAAACCATTTAtatgtgctgagtgtggaaaAGCCTTCACTATCAGATCAAATCTTATTAAACACCAGAAAATTCATACTAAACAAAAGACCTATAAAGGCAGTGACTTTAAGAAAGCCTTAAACTGGAGGCCACAGCTCAGGATACATCAGAAATCTGACACTGGGGAAGTAGCATGTCCACTGCCACAATCATGGTGTGGGGATACCAAGGAATGA